In Musa acuminata AAA Group cultivar baxijiao chromosome BXJ3-9, Cavendish_Baxijiao_AAA, whole genome shotgun sequence, a single genomic region encodes these proteins:
- the LOC135648336 gene encoding protein FAR1-RELATED SEQUENCE 6-like isoform X2: MVDRPWQIASLPRPPSAVSNSPVVLLSHGSRQRRPRRRRPLPRLALLNGAPTGSPAPPQSKGPFHAVHFPSDHQVSIPFEVPSLPHSPSCLLFAQLRRIEHKMEPEEGLSSSGDTSDEIIDEQEMESSAENKNEKGTENILEDNAIMTVDKNEHEAEHRLEDYATMTLEKNEQEAENQLKNDATATLHNKEQGIQNRLDDDTIVPLKKNEQETLLEDNAVINPPVRGMTFYSLDALVEYYNNYAKQEGFGIMRRAISFSADGKSKFVTIACSRVGKSYSSKRNILNPNPLKKTGCKARVNATVFESGSCRVNSVVLEHNHVLFPSKSCFFLCNRKINYDVKTMLEINNVEGVDISKSSQSVIAQSKGSENVSTLGKDCRNTVEKAKRLRLEVGDAESMYDYFVRMQAKNSNFFYVMDIDCKSHIRNVFWADARCRAAYEEFGDVVMFDTSYLTNKYNMPLSTFVGVNHHGQAILFGCGLLLDEEVETFIWLFKTWLSCMSGCAPIAIITTQSEAIRKAVEMVFPDTRHSWCLWHILKTVPEKLGSYEMCEPITNAIQHAVYDASTKKEFEDSWADIIKAFKELESDEWLTNLYEERNYWVPAFGKDTFWAGMLSTQHGETMNPFFDGNVSSMTTIKQFLEQYNDIFKSKVEKENQADIQSFNSQIPCVTHFPIEKQFQQVYTIEKFKEFQQEVIAKLYCEVCLVREMDGVLEFSVSEILAVGEENNQHHRTLDYKVYFNKEEKEINCSCCLFEFRGILCRHIVSVLIKIQSDITVSSKYVLSRWRKDLSRHHTRVKVCHDDWSSNFEGQRYHYLLKKFDDAADLAVASDDACKILWNCIDDFQQKLKVNDAVNGNNKPSLTSGAKSAGCEDTGESFGSVIDKSKLFSPIPITVRWQGCPSTKRKVSTVEQAAKKLTCTRTNGQCGTSKEKGNKDSEMKQVADDEGDGIDMLRSHVIVDIDSQESINIQANSQVGPIFDQYYGQATATKQEAKAGLIIEPFMDHPRNMKNTG; this comes from the exons ATGGTTGACCGCCCGTGGCAAATAGCATCGCTCCCCCGTCCTCCGTCCGCCGTCTCGAATTCCCCGGTCGTTCTCCTCTCGCACGGTTCCAGACAACGACGGCCGCGGCGGCGGCGTCCTCTCCCCCGCCTAGCACTCCTGAACGGTGCCCCAACGGGGAGCCCCGCTCCCCCCCAGTCGAAGGGCCCATTCCATGCCGTGCATTTCCCGAGTGATCATCAGGTTTCGATCCCTTTCGAGGTCCCCTCCCTTCCCCACTCCCCATCATGCCTCCTCTTTGCACAGCTACGGCGAATTGAGCATAAG ATGGAGCCAGAGGAGGGCCTTTCTTCATCTGGAGATACCAGTGATGAGATAATAGATGAGCAAGAAATGGAGAGTTCAGCAGAAAACAAGAATGAGAAAGGAACGGAAAATATATTGGAAGATAATGCAATTATGACTGTAGATAAGAATGAGCATGAGGCCGAACATAGATTGGAAGATTATGCAACTATGACTCTAGAAAAGAATGAGCAAGAGGCAGAAAATCAATTAAAAAATGATGCAACTGCAACTTTACATAATAAAGAGCAAGGGATACAAAATAGATTGGACGATGACACAATTGTACCTCTTAAAAAGAATGAGCAAGAGACATTATTGGAGGACAATGCAGTAATAAACCCCCCTGTGCGTGGGATGACATTCTATTCTTTGGATGCTCTTGTtgaatattataataattatgcTAAGCAGGAAGGTTTTGGGATCATGAGAAGAGCAATATCATTTTCCGCTGATGGAAAATCAAAGTTTGTTACTATTGCTTGCTCTCGAGTAGGGAAATCATACTCTTCTAAACGTAAtatccttaatcctaaccctttgAAAAAAACTGGATGCAAGGCTAGAGTTAATGCTACAGTGTTTGAAAGTGGGAGTTGCAGAGTTAATTCTGTTGTTCTGGAACACAATCATGTGCTGTTTCCAAGTAAGTCATGTTTCTTTTTATGCAATAGGAAAATCAATTATGATGTGAAGACTATGCTTGAAATAAATAATGTTGAGGGAGTTGACATCagtaagagctctcagtctgtcatcgCCCAATCTAAAGGTTCCGAGAATGTCTCAACTTTAGGAAAAGACTGCAGAAATACTGTTGAGAAGGCAAAGAGGTTGCGGCTTGAGGTTGGAGATGCAGAATCAATGTATGATTACTTTGTTCGGATGCAAGCTAAGAATTCGAATTTCTTCTACGTTATGGATATTGATTGCAAATCTCATATTAGAAATGTATTCTGGGCAGATGCAAGGTGTAGGGCAGCATATGAAGAGTTTGGTGATGTTGTTATGTTCGATACATCATACTTGACAAATAAGTACAACATGCCCTTGTCAACTTTTGTAGGGGTAAACCATCATGGCCAGGCAATTTTGTTTGGATGTGGATTGTTATTAGATGAGGAGGTAGAGACATTTATCTGGCTGTTTAAAACTTGGCTATCATGCATGTCTGGATGTGCCCCAATAGCCATCATCACAACTCAGTCAGAAGCAATAAGGAAAGCAGTTGAGATGGTATTCCCTGACACTCGACATAGTTGGTGTTTGTGGCATATACTGAAGACAGTACCAGAGAAGTTGGGGAGTTACGAAATGTGTGAACCCATAACAAATGCCATACAACATGCTGTTTATGATGCTTCAACAAAGAAAGAATTTGAGGACAGCTGGGCTGACATCATTAAAGCATTTAAGGAGCTTGAAAGTGATGAATGGCTAACTAATTTATATGAAGAAAGGAATTATTGGGTTCCAGCTTTTGGGAAAGATACATTTTGGGCTGGAATGTTGTCCACACAGCACGGTGAAACCATGAATCCATTCTTTGATGGGAATGTGAGCTCCATGACAACCATAAAGCAGTTCCTTGAGCAGTACAATGACATATTCAAGAGTAAGGTTGAGAAGGAAAACCAAGCAGATATTCAGTCTTTCAATTCGCAGATTCCTTGTGTAACTCATTTCCCCATAGAAAAGCAATTTCAACAGGTTTACACCATTGAGAAGTTTAAGGAATTTCAACAAGAGGTGATAGCGAAGCTATATTGTGAAGTATGCTTGGTAAGAGAAATGGATGGTGTGCTTGAATTCAGTGTGTCTGAGATTTTGGCTGTTGGAGAAGAAAATAATCAACATCATAGAACACTTGATTACAAAGTCTATTTTAacaaggaggagaaagaaattaATTGTTCTTGTTGCCTGTTTGAGTTTAGAGGAATCTTATGTAGGCATATAGTCTCTGTTCTTATTAAGATCCAGTCAGATATTACTGTTTCTTCCAAGTATGTTTTATCAAGATGGAGGAAGGATTTGAGTAGGCATCACACAAGGGTTAAAGTTTGTCATGATGATTGGAGTAGCAATTTCGAAGGCCAGCGATATCATTATCTTCTTAAGAAATTTGATGATGCAGCAGATTTGGCTGTGGCATCTGATGATGCCTGCAAAATATTGTGGAATTGTATTGATGACTTTCAGCAGAAGTTAAAGGTAAATGATGCAGTAAATGGGAACAATAAACCCAGTCTAACAAGTGGTGCTAAATCTGCTGGCTGTGAAGATACGGGTGAGTCCTTCGGGAGTGTGATTGATAAGAGTAAACTATTTAGCCCTATTCCTATAACCGTTCGATGGCAGGGATgtccatcaacaaaaagaaaggtGTCTACAGTTGAGCAAGCTGCAAAGAAATTAACTTGTACAAGGACTAATGGCCAATGCGGAACAAGTAAAGAGAAGGGGAATAAG GACTCAGAAATGAAGCAAGTTGCTGATGATGAAGGAGATGGAATTGATATGCTGAGATCCCA
- the LOC135648336 gene encoding protein FAR1-RELATED SEQUENCE 6-like isoform X3 — protein MVDRPWQIASLPRPPSAVSNSPVVLLSHGSRQRRPRRRRPLPRLALLNGAPTGSPAPPQSKGPFHAVHFPSDHQVSIPFEVPSLPHSPSCLLFAQLRRIEHKMEPEEGLSSSGDTSDEIIDEQEMESSAENKNEKGTENILEDNAIMTVDKNEHEAEHRLEDYATMTLEKNEQEAENQLKNDATATLHNKEQGIQNRLDDDTIVPLKKNEQETLLEDNAVINPPVRGMTFYSLDALVEYYNNYAKQEGFGIMRRAISFSADGKSKFVTIACSRVGKSYSSKRNILNPNPLKKTGCKARVNATVFESGSCRVNSVVLEHNHVLFPSKSCFFLCNRKINYDVKTMLEINNVEGVDISKSSQSVIAQSKGSENVSTLGKDCRNTVEKAKRLRLEVGDAESMYDYFVRMQAKNSNFFYVMDIDCKSHIRNVFWADARCRAAYEEFGDVVMFDTSYLTNKYNMPLSTFVGVNHHGQAILFGCGLLLDEEVETFIWLFKTWLSCMSGCAPIAIITTQSEAIRKAVEMVFPDTRHSWCLWHILKTVPEKLGSYEMCEPITNAIQHAVYDASTKKEFEDSWADIIKAFKELESDEWLTNLYEERNYWVPAFGKDTFWAGMLSTQHGETMNPFFDGNVSSMTTIKQFLEQYNDIFKSKVEKENQADIQSFNSQIPCVTHFPIEKQFQQVYTIEKFKEFQQEVIAKLYCEVCLVREMDGVLEFSVSEILAVGEENNQHHRTLDYKVYFNKEEKEINCSCCLFEFRGILCRHIVSVLIKIQSDITVSSKYVLSRWRKDLSRHHTRVKVCHDDWSSNFEGQRYHYLLKKFDDAADLAVASDDACKILWNCIDDFQQKLKVNDAVNGNNKPSLTSGAKSAGCEDTGESFGSVIDKSKLFSPIPITVRWQGCPSTKRKVSTVEQAAKKLTCTRTNGQCGTSKEKGNKFQDSEMKQVADDEGDGIDMLRSHVIVDIDSQESINIQANSQVGPIFDQYYGQATATKQEIKKPRLDSS, from the exons ATGGTTGACCGCCCGTGGCAAATAGCATCGCTCCCCCGTCCTCCGTCCGCCGTCTCGAATTCCCCGGTCGTTCTCCTCTCGCACGGTTCCAGACAACGACGGCCGCGGCGGCGGCGTCCTCTCCCCCGCCTAGCACTCCTGAACGGTGCCCCAACGGGGAGCCCCGCTCCCCCCCAGTCGAAGGGCCCATTCCATGCCGTGCATTTCCCGAGTGATCATCAGGTTTCGATCCCTTTCGAGGTCCCCTCCCTTCCCCACTCCCCATCATGCCTCCTCTTTGCACAGCTACGGCGAATTGAGCATAAG ATGGAGCCAGAGGAGGGCCTTTCTTCATCTGGAGATACCAGTGATGAGATAATAGATGAGCAAGAAATGGAGAGTTCAGCAGAAAACAAGAATGAGAAAGGAACGGAAAATATATTGGAAGATAATGCAATTATGACTGTAGATAAGAATGAGCATGAGGCCGAACATAGATTGGAAGATTATGCAACTATGACTCTAGAAAAGAATGAGCAAGAGGCAGAAAATCAATTAAAAAATGATGCAACTGCAACTTTACATAATAAAGAGCAAGGGATACAAAATAGATTGGACGATGACACAATTGTACCTCTTAAAAAGAATGAGCAAGAGACATTATTGGAGGACAATGCAGTAATAAACCCCCCTGTGCGTGGGATGACATTCTATTCTTTGGATGCTCTTGTtgaatattataataattatgcTAAGCAGGAAGGTTTTGGGATCATGAGAAGAGCAATATCATTTTCCGCTGATGGAAAATCAAAGTTTGTTACTATTGCTTGCTCTCGAGTAGGGAAATCATACTCTTCTAAACGTAAtatccttaatcctaaccctttgAAAAAAACTGGATGCAAGGCTAGAGTTAATGCTACAGTGTTTGAAAGTGGGAGTTGCAGAGTTAATTCTGTTGTTCTGGAACACAATCATGTGCTGTTTCCAAGTAAGTCATGTTTCTTTTTATGCAATAGGAAAATCAATTATGATGTGAAGACTATGCTTGAAATAAATAATGTTGAGGGAGTTGACATCagtaagagctctcagtctgtcatcgCCCAATCTAAAGGTTCCGAGAATGTCTCAACTTTAGGAAAAGACTGCAGAAATACTGTTGAGAAGGCAAAGAGGTTGCGGCTTGAGGTTGGAGATGCAGAATCAATGTATGATTACTTTGTTCGGATGCAAGCTAAGAATTCGAATTTCTTCTACGTTATGGATATTGATTGCAAATCTCATATTAGAAATGTATTCTGGGCAGATGCAAGGTGTAGGGCAGCATATGAAGAGTTTGGTGATGTTGTTATGTTCGATACATCATACTTGACAAATAAGTACAACATGCCCTTGTCAACTTTTGTAGGGGTAAACCATCATGGCCAGGCAATTTTGTTTGGATGTGGATTGTTATTAGATGAGGAGGTAGAGACATTTATCTGGCTGTTTAAAACTTGGCTATCATGCATGTCTGGATGTGCCCCAATAGCCATCATCACAACTCAGTCAGAAGCAATAAGGAAAGCAGTTGAGATGGTATTCCCTGACACTCGACATAGTTGGTGTTTGTGGCATATACTGAAGACAGTACCAGAGAAGTTGGGGAGTTACGAAATGTGTGAACCCATAACAAATGCCATACAACATGCTGTTTATGATGCTTCAACAAAGAAAGAATTTGAGGACAGCTGGGCTGACATCATTAAAGCATTTAAGGAGCTTGAAAGTGATGAATGGCTAACTAATTTATATGAAGAAAGGAATTATTGGGTTCCAGCTTTTGGGAAAGATACATTTTGGGCTGGAATGTTGTCCACACAGCACGGTGAAACCATGAATCCATTCTTTGATGGGAATGTGAGCTCCATGACAACCATAAAGCAGTTCCTTGAGCAGTACAATGACATATTCAAGAGTAAGGTTGAGAAGGAAAACCAAGCAGATATTCAGTCTTTCAATTCGCAGATTCCTTGTGTAACTCATTTCCCCATAGAAAAGCAATTTCAACAGGTTTACACCATTGAGAAGTTTAAGGAATTTCAACAAGAGGTGATAGCGAAGCTATATTGTGAAGTATGCTTGGTAAGAGAAATGGATGGTGTGCTTGAATTCAGTGTGTCTGAGATTTTGGCTGTTGGAGAAGAAAATAATCAACATCATAGAACACTTGATTACAAAGTCTATTTTAacaaggaggagaaagaaattaATTGTTCTTGTTGCCTGTTTGAGTTTAGAGGAATCTTATGTAGGCATATAGTCTCTGTTCTTATTAAGATCCAGTCAGATATTACTGTTTCTTCCAAGTATGTTTTATCAAGATGGAGGAAGGATTTGAGTAGGCATCACACAAGGGTTAAAGTTTGTCATGATGATTGGAGTAGCAATTTCGAAGGCCAGCGATATCATTATCTTCTTAAGAAATTTGATGATGCAGCAGATTTGGCTGTGGCATCTGATGATGCCTGCAAAATATTGTGGAATTGTATTGATGACTTTCAGCAGAAGTTAAAGGTAAATGATGCAGTAAATGGGAACAATAAACCCAGTCTAACAAGTGGTGCTAAATCTGCTGGCTGTGAAGATACGGGTGAGTCCTTCGGGAGTGTGATTGATAAGAGTAAACTATTTAGCCCTATTCCTATAACCGTTCGATGGCAGGGATgtccatcaacaaaaagaaaggtGTCTACAGTTGAGCAAGCTGCAAAGAAATTAACTTGTACAAGGACTAATGGCCAATGCGGAACAAGTAAAGAGAAGGGGAATAAG TTTCAGGACTCAGAAATGAAGCAAGTTGCTGATGATGAAGGAGATGGAATTGATATGCTGAGATCCCA
- the LOC135648336 gene encoding protein FAR1-RELATED SEQUENCE 6-like isoform X1, which translates to MVDRPWQIASLPRPPSAVSNSPVVLLSHGSRQRRPRRRRPLPRLALLNGAPTGSPAPPQSKGPFHAVHFPSDHQVSIPFEVPSLPHSPSCLLFAQLRRIEHKMEPEEGLSSSGDTSDEIIDEQEMESSAENKNEKGTENILEDNAIMTVDKNEHEAEHRLEDYATMTLEKNEQEAENQLKNDATATLHNKEQGIQNRLDDDTIVPLKKNEQETLLEDNAVINPPVRGMTFYSLDALVEYYNNYAKQEGFGIMRRAISFSADGKSKFVTIACSRVGKSYSSKRNILNPNPLKKTGCKARVNATVFESGSCRVNSVVLEHNHVLFPSKSCFFLCNRKINYDVKTMLEINNVEGVDISKSSQSVIAQSKGSENVSTLGKDCRNTVEKAKRLRLEVGDAESMYDYFVRMQAKNSNFFYVMDIDCKSHIRNVFWADARCRAAYEEFGDVVMFDTSYLTNKYNMPLSTFVGVNHHGQAILFGCGLLLDEEVETFIWLFKTWLSCMSGCAPIAIITTQSEAIRKAVEMVFPDTRHSWCLWHILKTVPEKLGSYEMCEPITNAIQHAVYDASTKKEFEDSWADIIKAFKELESDEWLTNLYEERNYWVPAFGKDTFWAGMLSTQHGETMNPFFDGNVSSMTTIKQFLEQYNDIFKSKVEKENQADIQSFNSQIPCVTHFPIEKQFQQVYTIEKFKEFQQEVIAKLYCEVCLVREMDGVLEFSVSEILAVGEENNQHHRTLDYKVYFNKEEKEINCSCCLFEFRGILCRHIVSVLIKIQSDITVSSKYVLSRWRKDLSRHHTRVKVCHDDWSSNFEGQRYHYLLKKFDDAADLAVASDDACKILWNCIDDFQQKLKVNDAVNGNNKPSLTSGAKSAGCEDTGESFGSVIDKSKLFSPIPITVRWQGCPSTKRKVSTVEQAAKKLTCTRTNGQCGTSKEKGNKFQDSEMKQVADDEGDGIDMLRSHVIVDIDSQESINIQANSQVGPIFDQYYGQATATKQEAKAGLIIEPFMDHPRNMKNTG; encoded by the exons ATGGTTGACCGCCCGTGGCAAATAGCATCGCTCCCCCGTCCTCCGTCCGCCGTCTCGAATTCCCCGGTCGTTCTCCTCTCGCACGGTTCCAGACAACGACGGCCGCGGCGGCGGCGTCCTCTCCCCCGCCTAGCACTCCTGAACGGTGCCCCAACGGGGAGCCCCGCTCCCCCCCAGTCGAAGGGCCCATTCCATGCCGTGCATTTCCCGAGTGATCATCAGGTTTCGATCCCTTTCGAGGTCCCCTCCCTTCCCCACTCCCCATCATGCCTCCTCTTTGCACAGCTACGGCGAATTGAGCATAAG ATGGAGCCAGAGGAGGGCCTTTCTTCATCTGGAGATACCAGTGATGAGATAATAGATGAGCAAGAAATGGAGAGTTCAGCAGAAAACAAGAATGAGAAAGGAACGGAAAATATATTGGAAGATAATGCAATTATGACTGTAGATAAGAATGAGCATGAGGCCGAACATAGATTGGAAGATTATGCAACTATGACTCTAGAAAAGAATGAGCAAGAGGCAGAAAATCAATTAAAAAATGATGCAACTGCAACTTTACATAATAAAGAGCAAGGGATACAAAATAGATTGGACGATGACACAATTGTACCTCTTAAAAAGAATGAGCAAGAGACATTATTGGAGGACAATGCAGTAATAAACCCCCCTGTGCGTGGGATGACATTCTATTCTTTGGATGCTCTTGTtgaatattataataattatgcTAAGCAGGAAGGTTTTGGGATCATGAGAAGAGCAATATCATTTTCCGCTGATGGAAAATCAAAGTTTGTTACTATTGCTTGCTCTCGAGTAGGGAAATCATACTCTTCTAAACGTAAtatccttaatcctaaccctttgAAAAAAACTGGATGCAAGGCTAGAGTTAATGCTACAGTGTTTGAAAGTGGGAGTTGCAGAGTTAATTCTGTTGTTCTGGAACACAATCATGTGCTGTTTCCAAGTAAGTCATGTTTCTTTTTATGCAATAGGAAAATCAATTATGATGTGAAGACTATGCTTGAAATAAATAATGTTGAGGGAGTTGACATCagtaagagctctcagtctgtcatcgCCCAATCTAAAGGTTCCGAGAATGTCTCAACTTTAGGAAAAGACTGCAGAAATACTGTTGAGAAGGCAAAGAGGTTGCGGCTTGAGGTTGGAGATGCAGAATCAATGTATGATTACTTTGTTCGGATGCAAGCTAAGAATTCGAATTTCTTCTACGTTATGGATATTGATTGCAAATCTCATATTAGAAATGTATTCTGGGCAGATGCAAGGTGTAGGGCAGCATATGAAGAGTTTGGTGATGTTGTTATGTTCGATACATCATACTTGACAAATAAGTACAACATGCCCTTGTCAACTTTTGTAGGGGTAAACCATCATGGCCAGGCAATTTTGTTTGGATGTGGATTGTTATTAGATGAGGAGGTAGAGACATTTATCTGGCTGTTTAAAACTTGGCTATCATGCATGTCTGGATGTGCCCCAATAGCCATCATCACAACTCAGTCAGAAGCAATAAGGAAAGCAGTTGAGATGGTATTCCCTGACACTCGACATAGTTGGTGTTTGTGGCATATACTGAAGACAGTACCAGAGAAGTTGGGGAGTTACGAAATGTGTGAACCCATAACAAATGCCATACAACATGCTGTTTATGATGCTTCAACAAAGAAAGAATTTGAGGACAGCTGGGCTGACATCATTAAAGCATTTAAGGAGCTTGAAAGTGATGAATGGCTAACTAATTTATATGAAGAAAGGAATTATTGGGTTCCAGCTTTTGGGAAAGATACATTTTGGGCTGGAATGTTGTCCACACAGCACGGTGAAACCATGAATCCATTCTTTGATGGGAATGTGAGCTCCATGACAACCATAAAGCAGTTCCTTGAGCAGTACAATGACATATTCAAGAGTAAGGTTGAGAAGGAAAACCAAGCAGATATTCAGTCTTTCAATTCGCAGATTCCTTGTGTAACTCATTTCCCCATAGAAAAGCAATTTCAACAGGTTTACACCATTGAGAAGTTTAAGGAATTTCAACAAGAGGTGATAGCGAAGCTATATTGTGAAGTATGCTTGGTAAGAGAAATGGATGGTGTGCTTGAATTCAGTGTGTCTGAGATTTTGGCTGTTGGAGAAGAAAATAATCAACATCATAGAACACTTGATTACAAAGTCTATTTTAacaaggaggagaaagaaattaATTGTTCTTGTTGCCTGTTTGAGTTTAGAGGAATCTTATGTAGGCATATAGTCTCTGTTCTTATTAAGATCCAGTCAGATATTACTGTTTCTTCCAAGTATGTTTTATCAAGATGGAGGAAGGATTTGAGTAGGCATCACACAAGGGTTAAAGTTTGTCATGATGATTGGAGTAGCAATTTCGAAGGCCAGCGATATCATTATCTTCTTAAGAAATTTGATGATGCAGCAGATTTGGCTGTGGCATCTGATGATGCCTGCAAAATATTGTGGAATTGTATTGATGACTTTCAGCAGAAGTTAAAGGTAAATGATGCAGTAAATGGGAACAATAAACCCAGTCTAACAAGTGGTGCTAAATCTGCTGGCTGTGAAGATACGGGTGAGTCCTTCGGGAGTGTGATTGATAAGAGTAAACTATTTAGCCCTATTCCTATAACCGTTCGATGGCAGGGATgtccatcaacaaaaagaaaggtGTCTACAGTTGAGCAAGCTGCAAAGAAATTAACTTGTACAAGGACTAATGGCCAATGCGGAACAAGTAAAGAGAAGGGGAATAAG TTTCAGGACTCAGAAATGAAGCAAGTTGCTGATGATGAAGGAGATGGAATTGATATGCTGAGATCCCA